Proteins from a genomic interval of Treponema brennaborense DSM 12168:
- a CDS encoding Eco57I restriction-modification methylase domain-containing protein, producing the protein MQTFDVTKKYNKEDFTNFLSDFLPDDFVPNEEELYADFKNIKTGFRLGECKSLDLTIFEFSVLSVNDPRVTLTREVCALMKKYESYPNVLAVFYNTENSQWRFSLITTDYETDKEGNNKPLYSNPKRFSFALGEGCKRHTPESMLFEKGTVKATKDKAALDDLKSRFAIEVVTKEFYSELFAWYEWACSVATYPVGKGDKVEQVAKNNETNIIRLITRLMFVWFIKQKSLIPEWVFNESELKNVLADFDKESLKKGNYYNAVLQNLFFATLNKAINEREFTDNDNAAKHYGIKTLYRDDTEKSFFKVDHKKIVEIFKSVPFLNGGLFECLDKLEDKQIYNDGFSREKNRRAFLPNALFFREEKDGHEGIVHILNRYNFTVEENSPVDIQVALDPELLGKVFENLLGTYNPETKETARKDSGSFYTPREIVNYMVKISLEKYLQQKISSLKQEEAELLFSSDETNAPFDDSEKLTNCLMNVKVFDPACGSGAFPMGILQALVLAIKKLNSDKYKTNKDLYNLKLHLIENCIYGSDIQSIAIQIAKLRFFISLICEQDKTEDANNNYGFDPLPNLETKFVSANSLIGIKKAENQGNLFENPEIQIIKGKLTIIRQNHFKAKTLQEKKSLREDDKALREQLIQILQEDKFFAPEDARQIASWNPYNQNDVSSFFDTEWMFGIKDGFDIVIGNPPYVQLQKDGGKLATMYENCGFKSFAKTGDIYCLFYEKAHQLLGQNGYLCFITSNKWMRAGYGEKLRAFFASNVNPEVLIDFAGVKIFESATVDTNIMLYCKAKNKGKTLSCVTKGLTQDGRDKLSDFVQQNSSVCKFDNSDSWVILSPIEQSIKSKIEKVGVPLKDWDINIYRGVLTGFNDAFIISTEKRNEILANCETVEEKTRTADLIRPILRGRDIKRYSYDWKDLWLIYIPWHFPLQSDKSIQGASKNAEQEFQRQYPAVYNHLLQYKKELLSRNKAETGIRYEWYAMQRWGANYSEEFNKPKIVYPNMTKFLPFVWDSKQFLTNQKCFIITGNNTAFLTAFLNSSLFKYCFRDSFPELLGGTRELSKIFFDKIPVIKVDKETETKFKALVNDIQSDYTKSKAIEIDNIIFNLYNLTDEEKCVIGYIEVN; encoded by the coding sequence ATGCAAACATTTGACGTAACAAAAAAATACAACAAGGAAGACTTTACAAACTTTTTAAGCGATTTTTTACCAGACGATTTTGTTCCAAACGAAGAAGAACTGTACGCAGATTTTAAGAACATAAAAACAGGTTTTAGACTTGGTGAATGTAAAAGCCTTGATTTAACAATATTTGAGTTTTCTGTATTAAGTGTTAATGACCCACGCGTAACTTTAACACGTGAAGTTTGTGCTCTAATGAAAAAATATGAATCATACCCAAACGTACTAGCTGTTTTTTATAACACAGAAAATTCTCAATGGCGATTTTCATTAATCACTACAGATTACGAGACAGATAAAGAAGGAAACAATAAACCACTATACTCAAACCCAAAGCGTTTTTCTTTTGCTTTAGGCGAAGGCTGTAAACGTCATACACCAGAGTCTATGCTTTTTGAAAAAGGCACAGTAAAAGCAACAAAAGACAAGGCTGCACTTGATGATTTAAAAAGTAGATTTGCAATAGAAGTTGTTACAAAAGAATTCTACTCTGAACTTTTTGCTTGGTACGAATGGGCGTGTTCTGTTGCAACATATCCTGTTGGAAAAGGCGACAAAGTAGAGCAAGTGGCAAAAAATAACGAAACAAATATTATCCGCTTAATTACAAGACTAATGTTTGTTTGGTTTATAAAGCAAAAGTCTCTTATTCCAGAGTGGGTTTTTAATGAAAGTGAACTTAAAAATGTTTTAGCCGATTTTGACAAAGAGAGCCTAAAAAAAGGCAACTATTACAATGCAGTTTTGCAAAATCTTTTCTTTGCTACATTGAATAAAGCAATTAATGAACGTGAGTTTACCGATAACGATAACGCAGCTAAACACTACGGCATAAAAACACTCTACCGTGATGACACTGAAAAATCATTCTTTAAAGTTGACCATAAGAAGATTGTAGAAATTTTTAAGAGTGTCCCATTTTTAAATGGTGGACTTTTTGAATGTCTAGATAAACTGGAAGACAAACAAATATATAATGATGGTTTTAGCCGTGAAAAAAATAGACGAGCATTTTTACCGAATGCATTGTTTTTTAGGGAAGAAAAAGACGGTCACGAAGGTATTGTTCATATTTTAAACCGATATAATTTTACGGTAGAAGAAAACTCTCCTGTTGATATACAAGTTGCCCTTGACCCTGAACTTTTAGGCAAAGTATTTGAAAATCTTTTAGGAACTTACAATCCAGAAACAAAAGAAACCGCACGTAAAGATTCTGGTTCTTTTTACACACCGCGAGAAATTGTAAACTATATGGTAAAAATCAGTCTTGAAAAATACCTACAGCAAAAAATATCGTCCTTAAAACAAGAGGAAGCAGAATTACTTTTTTCAAGCGACGAAACAAATGCACCTTTTGACGATTCTGAAAAACTAACAAACTGCCTGATGAATGTAAAAGTGTTTGACCCCGCATGCGGTTCTGGAGCTTTTCCTATGGGAATTTTACAGGCTCTTGTTCTTGCTATAAAAAAACTTAACAGCGATAAATATAAAACAAACAAAGATTTATATAATTTAAAACTGCACTTAATAGAAAATTGCATTTATGGCAGCGATATTCAAAGTATTGCGATTCAAATTGCCAAGTTACGCTTTTTTATTTCCCTGATTTGTGAACAAGACAAAACAGAAGACGCAAATAATAATTACGGATTTGACCCTCTGCCAAACCTAGAAACAAAATTTGTAAGCGCAAACAGTTTAATTGGCATAAAAAAAGCAGAAAATCAAGGAAACCTTTTTGAAAACCCTGAAATACAAATCATTAAAGGAAAACTTACTATTATACGGCAAAATCATTTTAAAGCAAAAACTTTGCAAGAAAAAAAGAGTTTGCGTGAAGATGACAAAGCCTTGCGCGAACAATTAATACAGATTTTGCAGGAAGATAAATTTTTTGCACCAGAAGATGCAAGACAAATTGCTAGCTGGAATCCGTATAATCAAAATGATGTAAGCTCCTTTTTTGATACAGAATGGATGTTCGGAATAAAAGACGGCTTTGATATTGTGATTGGAAATCCGCCGTATGTACAGCTGCAAAAAGACGGCGGCAAACTAGCTACGATGTACGAAAACTGCGGATTTAAATCTTTTGCAAAAACCGGTGATATTTACTGCCTGTTCTACGAAAAGGCACATCAGCTTTTAGGACAAAACGGGTACTTGTGTTTTATAACCAGCAACAAATGGATGCGTGCTGGCTACGGTGAAAAACTGCGTGCCTTTTTTGCTTCAAACGTTAACCCGGAAGTTTTAATAGACTTTGCCGGCGTAAAAATTTTTGAAAGCGCAACGGTAGACACAAACATTATGCTCTATTGTAAAGCTAAAAATAAAGGTAAAACTCTAAGCTGTGTTACAAAAGGCTTAACACAAGACGGCAGAGATAAATTGAGCGATTTTGTTCAGCAGAATTCATCAGTTTGCAAATTTGATAATTCTGACAGCTGGGTAATTCTTTCTCCTATAGAACAGAGTATAAAAAGTAAAATTGAAAAAGTTGGTGTACCACTTAAAGATTGGGATATAAATATTTATCGTGGTGTGCTTACAGGATTTAATGATGCTTTTATAATTTCCACTGAAAAACGAAATGAAATATTGGCTAATTGCGAAACAGTGGAAGAGAAGACTCGTACTGCTGATTTAATACGACCGATTTTGCGCGGCAGGGATATTAAGCGATATTCTTATGATTGGAAAGATTTATGGTTGATTTATATTCCTTGGCATTTCCCTCTTCAATCTGATAAATCAATCCAAGGTGCATCAAAGAATGCCGAGCAAGAATTTCAAAGGCAATATCCAGCTGTTTATAATCATTTATTACAGTATAAAAAAGAATTACTTTCAAGAAATAAAGCAGAAACAGGAATCCGTTACGAATGGTATGCAATGCAGCGTTGGGGTGCAAATTATTCGGAGGAATTTAATAAGCCAAAAATTGTGTATCCAAACATGACAAAGTTTTTACCATTTGTTTGGGATTCTAAGCAATTTTTGACTAACCAAAAGTGTTTTATTATTACTGGAAACAACACAGCTTTTTTAACTGCTTTTTTGAATTCATCTTTATTCAAGTATTGTTTTAGAGATTCATTTCCAGAATTACTTGGTGGAACACGTGAACTAAGTAAAATTTTCTTTGATAAAATTCCGGTAATCAAAGTGGATAAAGAAACAGAGACAAAGTTTAAAGCCCTTGTTAATGACATTCAGTCAGATTATACAAAATCAAAAGCAATAGAAATTGATAATATCATTTTTAACTTATACAATCTAACTGATGAAGAAAAATGTGTAATTGGTTACATAGAAGTAAATTAG
- a CDS encoding TaqI-like C-terminal specificity domain-containing protein: MSDFVQQNSSVCKFDNSDSWVILSPIEQSIKSKIEAVGTPLKDWDISINYGIKTGYNDAFIISKETRNEILAACKTADENKRTEELIRPILRGRDIKRYGYEWAELYLIATFPSKHYDIEKYPAVKKYLLTFGMERLEQTGKKYIIRGEQITARKKTNNKWFETQDSISYWDEFNKPKIVWGNLNLSATYSFAPKGMMINAPATMIVSASESLLCILNSKLADYYIRNLGVTRNGGYFEYKPMFIEQLPVPNTISDALFTKYKESQNENEINKLVYNIYNLTEEEIDFVENS, from the coding sequence TTGAGCGATTTTGTTCAGCAGAATTCATCAGTTTGCAAATTTGATAATTCTGACAGCTGGGTAATTCTTTCTCCTATAGAACAGAGTATAAAAAGTAAAATTGAAGCTGTTGGCACGCCTCTCAAGGACTGGGATATAAGCATAAATTACGGCATTAAAACCGGCTACAATGACGCATTTATTATCAGCAAAGAGACGCGTAACGAGATTTTAGCCGCCTGTAAAACCGCTGACGAAAACAAACGAACTGAGGAGCTAATACGACCGATTTTGCGCGGCAGGGATATTAAGCGTTATGGGTATGAGTGGGCGGAACTTTATTTAATCGCAACATTTCCATCTAAGCATTACGATATTGAAAAATATCCTGCGGTAAAAAAATACTTACTAACTTTTGGAATGGAACGTCTTGAACAGACTGGCAAAAAGTACATTATAAGAGGCGAACAAATTACTGCCCGTAAAAAGACAAATAACAAATGGTTTGAAACACAAGACAGCATAAGTTATTGGGACGAATTTAATAAGCCAAAAATTGTTTGGGGGAATCTTAACTTATCTGCAACATATTCCTTTGCACCAAAGGGAATGATGATAAATGCTCCTGCAACAATGATTGTTTCTGCAAGTGAGAGTTTATTGTGTATACTTAATTCAAAGCTTGCAGATTACTATATCAGAAATCTTGGAGTAACAAGAAATGGTGGCTATTTTGAATATAAACCTATGTTTATTGAACAATTGCCTGTTCCTAATACAATTTCTGATGCATTATTTACTAAATATAAAGAATCGCAAAATGAAAATGAGATTAATAAATTAGTTTACAATATATATAATCTTACAGAAGAAGAAATAGACTTTGTAGAAAATAGCTAA
- a CDS encoding RNA-binding domain-containing protein, protein MAESQNIEYKESWRDEYLKWICGFANAQGGKIYIGIDDNGKIIGVKDSKKLIEDIPNKIRDTLGIVADVNLVKKESKEYIEISVLQSAYPVNYKGEYHYRSGSTKQLLQGTALTQFLLSKTGTKWESVTVDNVKIEDLDKESFDIFKREALKSQRMTKADLAMTNEELLDSLHLLQNGKLTRAAVLLFYREPERWYKGCYVKVGYFGLGSDLQYQDEIHGSLMILADRTVELIYLKYLKAFITYDDLIRVETYPIPKDAMREAVYNALIHSNYAAGSPIQIRIHEDQIYISNDCVFPTGWTEKTLLGHHRSELYNPDIAKTFFRAGYVESWGRGIQKICELCKEADVPEPEYIVHPYDIMLCFKTKVGRKIIETDEKLPVNEPLNELQTTQKTTQKTTQKITDSQISILNEIMNNPQIGRKELAQRISSISEDGVKYNLKALQQKKIIKREGPDKGGYWKIIQQEDRGE, encoded by the coding sequence ATGGCAGAGTCACAAAATATTGAATATAAAGAATCTTGGCGCGATGAATATCTTAAATGGATTTGTGGTTTTGCAAATGCGCAGGGAGGCAAAATCTATATTGGTATTGATGATAATGGAAAAATAATAGGTGTAAAAGATTCAAAAAAGCTTATAGAAGATATTCCGAATAAAATTCGTGACACGCTTGGAATTGTTGCCGACGTAAATCTGGTAAAAAAAGAAAGCAAAGAATACATTGAAATTTCAGTTTTACAAAGTGCATATCCTGTAAATTACAAAGGTGAATATCACTATAGAAGCGGAAGCACAAAACAGCTTTTACAGGGAACAGCGCTTACTCAATTTTTGCTTTCAAAAACGGGAACAAAATGGGAATCTGTCACAGTAGATAATGTTAAGATAGAAGACCTTGATAAAGAAAGTTTTGATATTTTTAAGCGTGAAGCATTAAAAAGCCAACGCATGACAAAAGCAGACCTTGCAATGACGAATGAAGAGCTTTTAGATAGCCTTCATCTTTTACAAAATGGAAAACTTACACGAGCTGCCGTTTTACTTTTTTACAGAGAACCAGAGCGGTGGTACAAAGGTTGTTATGTAAAGGTTGGATACTTTGGACTTGGTTCAGATTTACAATATCAAGATGAAATACACGGTTCTTTGATGATTTTAGCAGACAGAACAGTAGAACTAATTTACTTAAAATACCTAAAAGCATTTATTACTTACGACGATTTAATTAGAGTTGAAACATATCCAATTCCAAAAGATGCAATGCGTGAAGCTGTTTACAATGCACTCATTCATTCAAATTATGCTGCTGGTTCACCAATTCAAATACGTATACATGAAGACCAAATTTATATTAGCAATGACTGCGTATTCCCTACTGGATGGACAGAAAAAACTTTACTAGGACATCACCGTTCAGAACTGTATAATCCGGACATTGCAAAAACTTTTTTTAGAGCAGGCTACGTAGAATCTTGGGGACGTGGTATTCAAAAAATTTGTGAATTATGCAAAGAAGCCGATGTGCCTGAACCTGAATACATTGTTCATCCATACGACATAATGCTCTGTTTTAAAACAAAAGTAGGCAGAAAGATTATAGAAACAGATGAGAAACTACCTGTAAATGAGCCGCTAAATGAACTTCAAACTACCCAGAAAACTACCCAGAAAACTACCCAGAAAATTACCGATAGTCAGATTAGTATTCTTAATGAAATAATGAATAATCCTCAAATAGGAAGAAAAGAATTAGCACAAAGAATAAGTAGTATTTCTGAGGATGGTGTAAAATACAACCTTAAAGCACTTCAACAGAAAAAAATAATTAAACGAGAAGGTCCTGACAAGGGCGGTTATTGGAAAATAATACAGCAAGAAGACAGAGGAGAATAA